In Ailuropoda melanoleuca isolate Jingjing chromosome 4, ASM200744v2, whole genome shotgun sequence, the following proteins share a genomic window:
- the VGLL4 gene encoding transcription cofactor vestigial-like protein 4 isoform X4, with the protein MIKVRNKTANGDCRKDPRERSRSPIERAVAPTMSLHGNHLYTSLPSLSMEQPLALTKNSMDASRPAGISPTLTPVERQQNRPSVITCASASTRNCNLSHCPIAHSGCVAAGPASYRRAPSSTTTCDPVVEEHFRRSLGKNYKEPEPAPNSVSITGSVDDHFAKALGDTWLQIKAAKDGASSSPESASRRGQPASPSAHMVSHSHSPSVVS; encoded by the exons gAACAAGACTGCCAATGGAGACTGCCGAAAAGACCCCCGGGAGCGGAGCCGCAGCCCCATCGAGCGTGCCGTGGCCCCCACCATGAGCCTGCATGGCAACCACCTGTACAcgtccctccccagcctcagcaTGGAGCAGCCCTTAGCACTGACCAAGAACAGCATGGACGCCAGCAGGCCGGCTGGCATCTCGCCCACGCTGACCCCAGTGGAGCGGCAGCAG AACCGGCCTTCGGTGATCACGTGCGCCTCCGCCAGCACCCGCAACTGCaacctctcccactgccccatcGCGCATAGCGGCTGCGTGGCGGCCGGGCCGGCCAGCTACCGGAGGGCCCCGAGCT ccaccaccacctGCGACCCCGTGGTGGAGGAGCACTTCCGCAGGAGCCTGGGTAAGAACTACAAGGAGCCCGAGCCGGCGCCCAACTCAGTGTCCATCACGGGCTCCGTGGACGACCACTTTGCCAAAGCCCTGGGTGACACGTGGCTTCAGATCAAGGCGGCCAAGGACGGCGCATCCAGCAGCCCCGAGTCAGCCTCACGCAGGGGTCAGCCCGCCAGCCCCTCCGCGCACATGGTCAGCCACAGTCACTCCCCCTCTGTGGTCTCGTGA
- the VGLL4 gene encoding transcription cofactor vestigial-like protein 4 isoform X5 yields the protein MNKTANGDCRKDPRERSRSPIERAVAPTMSLHGNHLYTSLPSLSMEQPLALTKNSMDASRPAGISPTLTPVERQQNRPSVITCASASTRNCNLSHCPIAHSGCVAAGPASYRRAPSSTTTCDPVVEEHFRRSLGKNYKEPEPAPNSVSITGSVDDHFAKALGDTWLQIKAAKDGASSSPESASRRGQPASPSAHMVSHSHSPSVVS from the exons AT gAACAAGACTGCCAATGGAGACTGCCGAAAAGACCCCCGGGAGCGGAGCCGCAGCCCCATCGAGCGTGCCGTGGCCCCCACCATGAGCCTGCATGGCAACCACCTGTACAcgtccctccccagcctcagcaTGGAGCAGCCCTTAGCACTGACCAAGAACAGCATGGACGCCAGCAGGCCGGCTGGCATCTCGCCCACGCTGACCCCAGTGGAGCGGCAGCAG AACCGGCCTTCGGTGATCACGTGCGCCTCCGCCAGCACCCGCAACTGCaacctctcccactgccccatcGCGCATAGCGGCTGCGTGGCGGCCGGGCCGGCCAGCTACCGGAGGGCCCCGAGCT ccaccaccacctGCGACCCCGTGGTGGAGGAGCACTTCCGCAGGAGCCTGGGTAAGAACTACAAGGAGCCCGAGCCGGCGCCCAACTCAGTGTCCATCACGGGCTCCGTGGACGACCACTTTGCCAAAGCCCTGGGTGACACGTGGCTTCAGATCAAGGCGGCCAAGGACGGCGCATCCAGCAGCCCCGAGTCAGCCTCACGCAGGGGTCAGCCCGCCAGCCCCTCCGCGCACATGGTCAGCCACAGTCACTCCCCCTCTGTGGTCTCGTGA
- the VGLL4 gene encoding transcription cofactor vestigial-like protein 4 isoform X3, translating into MTTCLRGAVRNKTANGDCRKDPRERSRSPIERAVAPTMSLHGNHLYTSLPSLSMEQPLALTKNSMDASRPAGISPTLTPVERQQNRPSVITCASASTRNCNLSHCPIAHSGCVAAGPASYRRAPSSTTTCDPVVEEHFRRSLGKNYKEPEPAPNSVSITGSVDDHFAKALGDTWLQIKAAKDGASSSPESASRRGQPASPSAHMVSHSHSPSVVS; encoded by the exons gAACAAGACTGCCAATGGAGACTGCCGAAAAGACCCCCGGGAGCGGAGCCGCAGCCCCATCGAGCGTGCCGTGGCCCCCACCATGAGCCTGCATGGCAACCACCTGTACAcgtccctccccagcctcagcaTGGAGCAGCCCTTAGCACTGACCAAGAACAGCATGGACGCCAGCAGGCCGGCTGGCATCTCGCCCACGCTGACCCCAGTGGAGCGGCAGCAG AACCGGCCTTCGGTGATCACGTGCGCCTCCGCCAGCACCCGCAACTGCaacctctcccactgccccatcGCGCATAGCGGCTGCGTGGCGGCCGGGCCGGCCAGCTACCGGAGGGCCCCGAGCT ccaccaccacctGCGACCCCGTGGTGGAGGAGCACTTCCGCAGGAGCCTGGGTAAGAACTACAAGGAGCCCGAGCCGGCGCCCAACTCAGTGTCCATCACGGGCTCCGTGGACGACCACTTTGCCAAAGCCCTGGGTGACACGTGGCTTCAGATCAAGGCGGCCAAGGACGGCGCATCCAGCAGCCCCGAGTCAGCCTCACGCAGGGGTCAGCCCGCCAGCCCCTCCGCGCACATGGTCAGCCACAGTCACTCCCCCTCTGTGGTCTCGTGA